One Tolypothrix bouteillei VB521301 DNA window includes the following coding sequences:
- a CDS encoding alpha/beta hydrolase: MFNKQFVKKLVVGDFTWQRFVRSLIFIYAFVNVYVFLRADSMIFLPQSSSYQDTKEIIKLTSTNKTKLSAIYLFNPSAKYTILYTHGNAEDLGDIRSILERLQSLNFSVFAYDYRGYGTSEGKPTEQYAYEDIDTAYNYLTQQLKISPSQIVVFGRSVGGGSAVDLAARKSVAGLIVESTFISAFRVVVPFPILPFDKFANLEKIKRVNCPILVMHGRADETIPFSHGEKLFAAAPSPKLSLWIDEATHNDFIWVAGEKYDKTLGAFIKLVAENQQRKK; encoded by the coding sequence ATGTTTAATAAACAATTTGTCAAAAAACTTGTTGTTGGCGATTTTACGTGGCAGCGATTCGTGCGATCGCTCATATTTATATATGCTTTCGTTAATGTTTATGTTTTCTTACGTGCTGACAGCATGATATTTCTTCCTCAATCCTCTAGCTATCAGGATACAAAAGAAATTATCAAGCTAACCAGTACAAATAAAACAAAACTTTCAGCGATTTATTTATTTAATCCATCTGCTAAATATACAATTCTTTACACTCATGGGAATGCAGAAGATTTAGGAGATATTCGCTCGATACTGGAGAGATTGCAAAGCCTTAATTTTAGTGTGTTTGCCTATGATTACCGTGGCTATGGGACAAGTGAGGGAAAGCCTACAGAACAATATGCATATGAAGATATTGATACAGCTTACAATTATTTAACTCAACAGCTAAAGATATCACCGAGTCAGATTGTTGTTTTTGGACGGTCTGTTGGAGGTGGTTCAGCAGTCGATTTGGCAGCACGAAAATCTGTTGCAGGTTTAATTGTAGAAAGCACTTTTATTTCAGCATTTCGAGTCGTTGTACCTTTTCCAATTTTGCCCTTTGATAAGTTTGCTAATCTTGAAAAAATCAAAAGGGTCAATTGTCCAATTTTGGTTATGCATGGAAGAGCAGATGAGACAATTCCTTTTTCTCATGGAGAAAAACTCTTTGCGGCTGCCCCTTCACCAAAACTTTCTTTATGGATCGACGAAGCAACTCACAATGATTTTATATGGGTAGCTGGGGAAAAGTATGACAAGACTTTAGGAGCTTTCATCAAATTAGTAGCAGAAAATCAACAGAGAAAAAAGTAA
- a CDS encoding carotenoid oxygenase family protein: MVTTRVNPFLSGNFAPVQTEITSSTLQVKGKLPSHLSGIFVRNGPNPQWEPIGQYHWFDGDGMLHGVRISNGKATYCNRYIRTKKWQVEHEAGKANSSGLLEKRAKNSSENLFRNTANTALIWHNGQLLALWEGGAPHAIQVPNLETIEEYTYKGKLVSSFTAHPKVDPKTGEMMFFGYSFISPYLQYGVVSAEGELLRTVPIDIPQPVMMHDFAITQHYTIFMDLPMTFSGERMQKGKPWIMFEPDKPSRFGIVPRFGDNRNIRWFESPACYVFHTLNAYEDGDEVVLIACRMSSSTVLGSDDSQFDPEADIPRLYKWRFNLSTGTVSEEMLDDVASEFPRINENLLGHKTRYGYTNKTAKDPLPLFEGIIKYDFNTGKSETHKFGEGRYGGEAVFAPRPGATAEDDGWLVTFVYDTSEDASELVIVDAQDMTGKPVARVLLPQRVPYGFHGAWISEEHLRSSL; encoded by the coding sequence ATGGTAACAACAAGAGTTAACCCTTTTCTGAGCGGTAACTTTGCTCCAGTACAAACAGAAATTACTTCGAGTACTTTACAAGTCAAGGGGAAACTACCATCTCATTTGTCAGGAATATTTGTACGCAACGGTCCTAACCCTCAATGGGAACCCATCGGGCAGTATCACTGGTTTGATGGTGATGGAATGCTGCATGGAGTCAGGATTAGCAATGGCAAAGCAACTTACTGCAATCGCTACATACGAACCAAGAAGTGGCAAGTAGAGCATGAAGCGGGTAAAGCCAATAGCAGTGGTTTGTTAGAAAAACGGGCAAAAAATTCTTCCGAGAACTTATTTAGAAATACTGCTAACACGGCTCTTATCTGGCATAACGGTCAATTACTGGCACTCTGGGAAGGTGGGGCTCCTCATGCCATTCAAGTTCCCAATTTAGAAACTATTGAGGAATATACTTACAAGGGTAAACTCGTTTCTTCTTTTACCGCACATCCCAAAGTCGATCCAAAAACAGGCGAAATGATGTTTTTTGGCTACTCCTTTATATCACCTTACCTGCAATACGGGGTAGTTTCAGCAGAAGGTGAGTTACTGCGGACAGTCCCGATTGACATCCCGCAGCCAGTGATGATGCACGATTTTGCTATTACCCAGCACTACACAATTTTCATGGATTTACCCATGACTTTTAGTGGGGAAAGGATGCAAAAGGGAAAACCTTGGATAATGTTTGAGCCAGATAAACCAAGCCGTTTTGGTATCGTTCCCCGATTTGGAGATAACAGGAACATACGGTGGTTTGAAAGCCCTGCTTGTTATGTTTTCCATACCCTAAACGCTTACGAAGATGGAGATGAAGTTGTACTCATTGCTTGTCGCATGAGTTCTTCTACAGTTTTGGGTTCAGATGACTCACAATTCGATCCAGAAGCAGATATTCCACGCTTGTACAAATGGCGATTTAATCTCAGTACTGGTACGGTTAGTGAAGAAATGCTTGATGATGTAGCATCAGAGTTTCCGCGCATCAATGAGAATTTGTTGGGACACAAAACGCGATACGGCTACACTAACAAAACTGCCAAAGATCCTCTTCCTTTATTTGAGGGTATCATCAAGTACGATTTTAACACCGGTAAGTCTGAAACCCATAAATTTGGAGAAGGGCGTTATGGTGGTGAAGCTGTATTTGCACCCCGTCCTGGCGCGACTGCTGAAGATGATGGCTGGCTTGTCACCTTTGTTTATGATACTAGTGAAGATGCTTCGGAACTAGTGATTGTTGATGCCCAAGATATGACAGGTAAGCCTGTAGCACGAGTGTTACTTCCCCAGCGAGTTCCTTATGGGTTTCATGGAGCATGGATTTCTGAGGAACATTTGAGAAGTTCTTTGTAA
- a CDS encoding histidine phosphatase family protein, translating to MSLTLYFLRHGQTECSRNNMFCGSIDPELTTDGLSMAKSFADAYKSTPWTAIFCSPMGRTVATAKPLCDAIGMEPELRSGLKEIHYGKWEGKSPETVSSEFHDDYIRWLADPAWYAPTGGEMAVAIASRSTQVIEEIKQRYSEGNVLIVSHKATIRIILCSLLGIDVGRFRYRLGCPVGSVSIVEFGSHGPLLKALADRTHLDERLRHLPGT from the coding sequence ATGAGCCTAACTCTTTATTTCCTCCGTCACGGGCAGACTGAGTGCAGTCGTAATAATATGTTTTGTGGTTCGATTGACCCAGAACTAACTACGGATGGCTTGTCTATGGCAAAGTCTTTTGCCGATGCGTACAAATCTACTCCTTGGACGGCAATTTTTTGCAGCCCAATGGGGCGCACTGTGGCAACTGCAAAACCTTTGTGTGATGCTATAGGGATGGAACCAGAACTGCGTTCGGGGTTAAAGGAAATTCATTACGGCAAGTGGGAAGGTAAATCTCCAGAAACTGTCAGTTCGGAATTTCACGATGATTATATCCGTTGGTTGGCAGATCCAGCATGGTATGCCCCAACTGGTGGGGAAATGGCTGTCGCGATCGCATCTCGTTCTACGCAGGTTATTGAGGAAATCAAACAGCGATACAGTGAGGGGAACGTTTTAATTGTTTCCCATAAGGCTACTATCAGAATTATATTGTGCAGTCTTTTGGGAATTGATGTAGGGCGCTTTCGCTACCGTTTGGGATGTCCGGTTGGGTCAGTGAGTATTGTAGAATTTGGCTCCCACGGACCTTTATTAAAGGCGCTAGCCGATAGGACTCATTTGGATGAGCGATTGCGCCATTTACCGGGGACTTAA
- the sir gene encoding sulfite reductase, ferredoxin dependent has protein sequence MVKSAPSPTTSRKPSKVEALKERSNFLREPVATEILQDTTHFSEDAVQILKFHGSYQQDNRDNRVKGQEKDYQFMLRTRNPGGFVPPELYLALDKLADEYGNHTLRATTRQGFQLHGILKKNLKAAIASIINSMGSTLGACGDLNRNVMAPPAPFKNKPEYEYAWEYADRIAHLLAPQTGAYYEIWLDGEMALSAEENPEVKTARQKNGTGTIFHDKEEPIYGTYYMPRKFKVCVTVPGDNSIDLYSQDLTLVVITDTAGELEGFNIFAGGGLGRTHNKEETFARLADPICYVDKEDAYDIVKAIVATQRDYGDRTDRRHARLKYLIHDWGVDKFRSMVEKYFGKSLQAFKPLPEFQYYDFLGWNEQGDGKLFLGISIDNGRVKDEGNFQLKTALREIVEHYKLPIRLTPHQNVIFYDIEPENKQAIQDILSRYGVVADLSKIDPIVRYSMACPALPTCGLAVTESERVIPEILDRIRTLLNKVGLQNEHFVVRMTGCPNGCARPYMAELGFVGSAPESYQVWLGGSPNQTRLAVPYMERMHINNLETQLEPIFVYFKQQRKAEEKFGDFCDRVGFDAIREFAALYESETAVKSDDITDDSDGLVEAMADSTTAPITEESERQVVAIANTTTAASKTRRRITLNEEVYTQLKAVSQRQGKPMTHLVNEALSEYLKNLPQSAE, from the coding sequence ATGGTTAAATCTGCTCCTTCCCCGACCACAAGCCGCAAGCCTTCCAAAGTAGAAGCCCTTAAGGAACGCAGTAACTTTTTGCGCGAACCTGTGGCAACTGAAATACTTCAGGATACAACTCACTTTAGTGAAGATGCAGTACAAATTCTCAAGTTTCATGGCTCTTATCAACAGGATAATCGTGATAATCGAGTCAAGGGGCAGGAAAAAGACTACCAGTTCATGCTGCGGACAAGAAATCCGGGTGGGTTCGTTCCGCCAGAGCTTTATTTAGCTTTAGATAAGCTAGCTGATGAATACGGAAATCACACGTTGCGAGCTACCACTCGTCAAGGTTTTCAGTTGCACGGCATTTTAAAGAAAAACCTCAAAGCTGCGATCGCCTCCATTATCAACAGCATGGGTTCTACCCTCGGAGCCTGTGGTGACCTCAATCGCAACGTGATGGCACCTCCAGCACCTTTTAAGAATAAACCTGAGTACGAATATGCTTGGGAGTACGCCGATCGCATTGCTCATTTGCTAGCACCTCAAACCGGTGCTTACTATGAGATTTGGCTCGATGGTGAAATGGCTCTCAGTGCTGAAGAAAACCCAGAGGTGAAAACAGCGCGACAAAAAAATGGCACGGGAACAATCTTCCATGATAAAGAAGAACCCATCTACGGCACGTACTATATGCCGCGCAAGTTTAAAGTTTGTGTCACAGTTCCAGGAGATAATTCAATTGATTTGTACAGCCAAGATCTGACCTTGGTTGTCATCACCGATACAGCAGGAGAGTTAGAAGGATTTAATATCTTTGCAGGTGGTGGCTTGGGACGGACTCATAATAAAGAAGAAACTTTTGCAAGACTGGCAGATCCAATTTGTTATGTAGACAAGGAAGATGCCTACGATATTGTGAAGGCGATCGTTGCCACTCAAAGAGATTATGGCGATCGCACTGACCGCCGTCATGCTAGGCTCAAGTACTTAATTCATGATTGGGGTGTGGATAAGTTTCGCTCCATGGTTGAGAAATACTTTGGCAAATCTTTACAAGCTTTTAAACCGTTGCCAGAGTTTCAGTACTATGACTTTTTGGGATGGAACGAACAGGGTGATGGCAAGTTGTTCTTAGGTATTTCCATCGACAACGGTCGGGTTAAAGATGAAGGGAATTTTCAACTGAAAACGGCGTTGCGAGAAATAGTAGAGCACTATAAGTTGCCAATCCGCTTAACACCCCATCAAAACGTCATATTTTATGATATAGAACCGGAAAACAAACAAGCAATTCAAGACATTCTCAGCCGTTATGGTGTTGTTGCTGACCTCAGTAAAATCGACCCGATTGTGCGTTATTCAATGGCTTGTCCGGCTTTGCCTACTTGCGGCTTGGCTGTAACAGAGTCAGAACGAGTCATTCCAGAAATATTGGATCGGATTCGCACTCTTTTAAATAAAGTTGGTTTACAAAACGAGCATTTTGTAGTAAGGATGACAGGATGCCCCAATGGTTGTGCTCGTCCTTACATGGCAGAACTTGGTTTTGTGGGTAGCGCCCCAGAATCCTATCAAGTTTGGTTGGGAGGTTCACCAAATCAAACAAGGCTAGCAGTTCCTTATATGGAACGGATGCATATTAACAATTTAGAAACCCAACTCGAACCAATTTTTGTTTACTTCAAACAGCAGCGTAAAGCTGAAGAGAAGTTTGGGGATTTTTGCGATCGCGTTGGATTTGATGCCATACGAGAGTTTGCTGCTTTATACGAATCAGAAACGGCTGTGAAGTCAGATGACATTACAGACGATAGCGATGGTTTAGTTGAAGCAATGGCAGATTCTACAACCGCACCAATTACAGAAGAGAGCGAGCGTCAAGTCGTAGCCATAGCTAATACAACGACAGCAGCAAGCAAAACACGCCGTCGCATTACCCTTAATGAAGAGGTTTATACCCAATTGAAGGCAGTTTCTCAACGTCAAGGCAAGCCCATGACTCATTTGGTCAATGAAGCCCTCTCCGAGTACTTGAAAAATCTGCCACAATCAGCAGAATAA
- a CDS encoding outer membrane beta-barrel protein — MKRLLKSFVTISALSSIVIAPVILSAGEASAQPQKQKGTDASYVGAGVSAGLTNGGQNGDAATFGGNVTGRLKLGDTPFSARGQVNFSSETSAIIPNVSADLGIAKGTNAYVGVGYQFVEANGKPTPSGNDDGVALVAGVESEVGKNFLIYSNATVGVNAYENSPASAVSINGGLGYRFK, encoded by the coding sequence ATGAAACGGTTACTCAAGTCTTTTGTGACAATTTCTGCACTGTCCTCTATAGTAATTGCACCTGTTATACTCTCGGCTGGTGAGGCTTCTGCTCAACCTCAGAAACAAAAAGGAACCGATGCTAGTTATGTTGGTGCTGGTGTGTCTGCTGGTCTAACAAACGGCGGACAAAATGGTGATGCTGCCACTTTTGGAGGTAACGTTACTGGTCGTTTGAAGTTAGGTGATACTCCTTTTTCTGCACGCGGTCAAGTTAACTTTAGTAGCGAGACGAGTGCTATTATTCCCAATGTTTCTGCAGACTTGGGAATTGCTAAAGGCACTAATGCTTATGTAGGTGTAGGTTACCAATTTGTAGAAGCTAACGGTAAACCAACTCCAAGTGGTAATGACGACGGAGTGGCTTTAGTCGCTGGCGTTGAATCTGAGGTTGGTAAAAACTTTCTGATCTATAGCAATGCTACTGTAGGTGTTAATGCTTACGAAAATAGCCCTGCTTCTGCTGTTAGCATCAACGGTGGTTTGGGCTATCGCTTCAAATAA
- a CDS encoding DUF6671 family protein, whose protein sequence is MKKHLLFDNRVAVLATKHHKEKAIAPIVEQELGVKVIVPQDFDTDRFGTFTRDVKRVGNQIEAARVKAETALSVTNETLALASEGTFGPHPSNPFVPCNREIVILLDKTNEIEIIGQAISIETNFNHSIIKNIQEAHEFAEKAGFPEHALVVMVHPSPKNQEEIIKGINTTEQLVEAVTFALKRSETGKISIETDMRALYNPTRMTNIVRATRDLINKIQNTCPNCDFPGFDVFSRKIGLPCAYCHSPTEITLAVTYKCQKCGFLKDVMFPDGIQQADPSLCHYCNP, encoded by the coding sequence ATGAAAAAACATTTACTATTTGACAATCGAGTGGCAGTACTAGCTACCAAGCATCATAAAGAGAAAGCGATCGCTCCCATTGTCGAACAAGAATTAGGCGTCAAAGTCATAGTTCCACAAGATTTTGATACGGATCGCTTCGGTACATTCACAAGAGATGTCAAAAGGGTAGGAAACCAAATCGAAGCAGCAAGAGTGAAAGCAGAAACAGCACTGTCTGTTACGAATGAAACGTTAGCCTTAGCAAGTGAAGGTACATTTGGTCCCCATCCAAGTAATCCGTTCGTTCCATGCAATCGAGAAATTGTTATTTTATTAGATAAAACAAATGAAATAGAAATTATTGGTCAAGCAATTTCTATTGAAACTAACTTCAACCATTCTATTATCAAAAACATCCAAGAAGCTCACGAGTTTGCTGAAAAAGCTGGCTTTCCGGAACACGCTTTGGTCGTTATGGTTCATCCTTCACCTAAAAATCAAGAAGAAATTATCAAAGGCATTAACACAACGGAACAACTTGTAGAAGCAGTCACATTTGCTTTAAAGCGTTCTGAGACTGGTAAAATTTCCATAGAAACGGATATGCGTGCTCTTTATAACCCTACAAGGATGACAAATATTGTCAGAGCAACACGTGACTTAATTAACAAAATTCAGAATACTTGCCCTAATTGCGACTTTCCTGGGTTTGATGTCTTTTCTAGGAAAATAGGGTTACCTTGTGCATACTGTCACTCACCCACGGAAATCACTCTTGCTGTTACTTATAAATGTCAAAAATGTGGATTTTTGAAAGATGTGATGTTTCCAGATGGAATACAACAAGCAGATCCTTCTTTATGTCATTACTGCAATCCCTAA
- a CDS encoding CmpA/NrtA family ABC transporter substrate-binding protein: protein MAEFSRRKFLLTAGVSAAGSVFLKGCLGNPPEPGGTANQAQQPVATNATNVSAGDAPETTTVKLGYLPIIESAPLIVAKEKGFFAKHGMTNVDLSKQANWGSARDNVEIGAAGGGIDGGQWQMPMPYLISEGRITKGNKKIPMYILAQLNTQGNGIAIANKHVGKGIGVQIAGKETFFAQLKSANSTFKAAYTFPAVNQDFWIRYWLAASGIDPDKDVQLLTVPAAQTVANMKTGTMDAFSTGDPWPYRIVTDKIGFLAALTAEIWKNHPEEYLAMRGDWVDKNPKATKALLKGLMEAQQWCDNFDNRKELAQILAGRSYFNVPAAVLDEPFMGKYNTGDGRTIDDKKMAAYYWKDEKGSVSYPYKSHDLWFLTESVRWGFLPVDTLTNAKTLIDKVNREDLWREAAKELGVAAADIPTSTSRGVEEFFDGIKFDPENPKAYLQSLKIKKVSV from the coding sequence ATGGCTGAATTTTCTCGACGCAAATTTTTATTAACTGCTGGAGTTTCTGCTGCTGGTTCTGTATTCTTAAAAGGATGTTTGGGCAATCCTCCTGAGCCTGGTGGTACGGCAAATCAAGCACAACAACCTGTTGCTACAAATGCCACAAATGTCAGTGCAGGAGATGCGCCAGAAACTACAACAGTTAAACTTGGATATCTTCCAATTATTGAATCAGCACCTCTCATCGTTGCAAAGGAGAAAGGTTTCTTTGCCAAACATGGAATGACGAATGTTGATTTATCCAAACAGGCAAACTGGGGTTCGGCAAGAGACAACGTAGAAATTGGAGCAGCAGGAGGCGGAATTGACGGCGGTCAATGGCAGATGCCCATGCCTTACTTGATTTCTGAAGGCCGCATTACTAAGGGCAATAAGAAAATTCCGATGTATATCCTCGCTCAATTAAATACTCAAGGCAATGGTATTGCGATCGCAAACAAGCATGTGGGCAAAGGCATTGGCGTACAAATTGCTGGAAAGGAAACATTTTTTGCTCAACTGAAATCGGCAAACTCTACTTTCAAAGCTGCCTACACCTTTCCTGCGGTCAATCAAGATTTTTGGATCCGCTACTGGTTAGCAGCATCAGGTATCGACCCAGACAAAGATGTTCAACTCCTAACAGTTCCTGCAGCGCAAACAGTTGCCAACATGAAGACAGGAACAATGGATGCCTTTAGTACTGGCGACCCCTGGCCTTACCGAATTGTGACAGATAAGATTGGATTTTTAGCAGCGCTAACAGCTGAAATTTGGAAAAATCATCCAGAAGAATATTTGGCAATGAGAGGGGATTGGGTTGACAAAAATCCAAAAGCGACCAAAGCTTTACTTAAAGGTCTCATGGAAGCGCAGCAATGGTGCGATAACTTTGATAACAGAAAAGAATTAGCTCAAATCCTTGCAGGAAGGAGTTACTTTAACGTCCCTGCAGCCGTTTTGGACGAGCCATTTATGGGTAAATACAACACGGGTGATGGTCGCACAATTGATGATAAAAAAATGGCGGCGTATTACTGGAAAGACGAAAAGGGTAGCGTTTCCTATCCATACAAGAGCCATGACCTCTGGTTTTTAACAGAGAGCGTGCGTTGGGGCTTCCTACCAGTAGATACATTAACAAATGCCAAAACACTTATAGATAAAGTAAATCGCGAAGACTTGTGGCGCGAAGCTGCTAAAGAATTAGGTGTAGCAGCGGCTGATATTCCCACCAGTACATCCCGTGGTGTTGAAGAATTTTTTGATGGTATCAAATTTGATCCTGAAAATCCCAAAGCTTACTTACAGAGCCTAAAGATCAAGAAAGTGAGTGTTTAG
- the ntrB gene encoding nitrate ABC transporter permease produces MVTLPRRNNATAQNVWLSRLQKQFPDLIPPAIAIGAFLVVWQLFTWIPGATLPGPIQVIQDTWILILYPFYDKGGIDKGLFWQVLASLQRVAIGYSLAAIIGITLGIALGMSQSLSKALDPMIQLFRTVPPLAWVPISLAALRQNEPAALFVIFITAIWPILINTAVGVKQIPQDYNNVAKVLQLSRKEYFINILIPAALPYIFTGLRIAIGLAWLAIIAAEIIMSGIVGIGFFIWDAYQNNNVSEIILALVYIGVIGLILDKCMLWLQSRILPEEQR; encoded by the coding sequence ATGGTAACGTTACCAAGACGCAATAACGCTACTGCTCAAAATGTCTGGTTGTCCAGGCTGCAAAAGCAGTTTCCCGATCTCATCCCACCAGCAATTGCGATCGGAGCCTTTCTAGTTGTGTGGCAATTATTTACTTGGATTCCCGGAGCGACACTACCAGGACCAATTCAAGTCATTCAAGATACATGGATACTAATTCTGTATCCTTTTTACGACAAGGGTGGTATAGATAAGGGCTTATTTTGGCAAGTCCTTGCTAGTTTACAAAGGGTTGCGATTGGTTATTCGCTAGCGGCGATTATCGGTATTACTTTAGGCATTGCCCTCGGAATGAGTCAATCATTATCGAAAGCTTTAGATCCAATGATTCAGTTATTCCGTACCGTACCACCTCTGGCATGGGTGCCAATTTCTCTGGCTGCTTTAAGACAAAATGAACCTGCGGCTCTCTTCGTTATCTTTATCACAGCAATTTGGCCTATTTTAATCAATACAGCAGTTGGGGTTAAGCAAATTCCTCAAGATTACAACAACGTCGCTAAAGTTCTGCAACTTTCTCGCAAGGAATATTTCATTAATATCCTGATACCTGCTGCTCTTCCCTACATTTTTACTGGTTTGAGAATTGCGATCGGTTTGGCTTGGTTGGCAATTATTGCAGCAGAAATTATCATGTCAGGGATTGTCGGAATTGGCTTTTTCATCTGGGACGCTTATCAAAATAACAACGTCAGTGAAATTATTTTGGCTCTCGTTTATATCGGTGTTATTGGTTTAATCCTAGATAAGTGTATGCTGTGGCTGCAGTCAAGAATTTTGCCAGAAGAACAAAGATAA
- a CDS encoding nitrate ABC transporter ATP-binding protein (This model describes the ATP binding subunits of ATP-binding cassette (ABC) transporters for nitrate transport, or for bicarbonate transport, in bacteria and archaea.) yields the protein MSFFVAVDQIEKVFSLSGGGQYIALKGIDLQIKKGEFISLIGHSGCGKSTLLNMIAGLDLPTDGLVALEGQKITKPGPDRMVVFQNYSLLPWRSVRENIALAVDAVMKDASAGERKEIVEKHIDLVGLRPHADKAPAMLSGGQKQRVAIARALAIRPKLLLLDEPFGALDALTRGNLQEQLMQICQENEVTAVMVTHDVDEAVLLSDRIVMLTNGPESKIGQILEVDIPRPRKRMEVVEHPSYYSLRSEMIYFLNQQKRIKKLRARKTTAVSRHGLEKVNLDIGFLPLTACAPLAVAKEKGFFTKYGLDEVNLVRESSWRGITDGIAGGYLDAAQMPAGMPVWLTVGGHGDVPTPVVSALTLTRNGNAITLDKRFYDKGVYTLADFKQLLQESTEQNHTLGMVHPSSMHNMLLRYWLATAGIDPDVDVSLKTIPPAQMVADLQAGSIDGYCVGEPWNLRAAIEGVGFTIATDLEIWQGHPGKVLGVREDWANKYPNTHIALVKALLEACRYCADEKNFPEIRQILAAREYISTNEDYIQLGDPNSVVCNLEQPMREYAHHLFFGDGVNRPSRTEHLWMMTQMARWDDIPFPRNWMEILERVCRVSVFSTAARELGLLDIKYHRGPIQLFDGVEFNADDPITYLNSLEIKRNVSVAEVAIDSRSTFVAA from the coding sequence ATGAGCTTTTTTGTTGCTGTAGACCAAATTGAAAAAGTTTTCTCCTTATCCGGTGGCGGTCAGTATATTGCTCTCAAAGGAATTGACCTTCAAATAAAAAAGGGAGAGTTTATTTCTCTCATTGGTCACTCCGGTTGTGGTAAATCTACCCTACTCAATATGATTGCGGGTTTGGATCTACCAACTGATGGTTTGGTAGCACTAGAAGGACAAAAAATTACAAAACCCGGTCCAGATAGGATGGTGGTGTTTCAAAATTATTCACTCCTACCTTGGCGCTCAGTACGGGAAAATATTGCTCTTGCTGTCGATGCGGTGATGAAGGACGCATCTGCGGGTGAACGCAAAGAAATTGTGGAAAAGCACATTGATTTGGTTGGTTTGCGTCCTCACGCTGATAAAGCCCCAGCAATGTTGTCAGGGGGGCAAAAACAGCGGGTTGCGATCGCTCGTGCTTTAGCGATTCGTCCCAAATTACTCCTATTAGATGAACCTTTTGGAGCATTGGACGCACTGACAAGAGGCAATTTGCAAGAACAGTTGATGCAAATTTGTCAAGAAAATGAAGTGACTGCGGTTATGGTGACTCACGATGTTGATGAAGCCGTGCTGTTGTCTGACAGAATTGTCATGCTGACGAACGGACCGGAATCCAAAATAGGACAAATTTTGGAAGTTGATATTCCCCGACCCCGCAAACGGATGGAGGTGGTAGAACATCCGAGCTACTACAGCTTGCGGAGTGAGATGATTTACTTCCTCAATCAACAAAAACGGATTAAGAAACTAAGGGCGCGGAAAACCACAGCAGTTTCCCGTCACGGTTTAGAAAAAGTTAACTTAGATATTGGCTTCCTTCCTCTGACTGCTTGCGCCCCTCTTGCTGTTGCAAAAGAAAAGGGCTTCTTTACAAAGTACGGTCTAGATGAAGTCAACTTAGTAAGAGAATCTAGCTGGCGTGGAATTACTGATGGAATCGCTGGTGGATATTTGGATGCGGCGCAAATGCCAGCTGGTATGCCTGTTTGGTTAACTGTAGGTGGTCATGGAGATGTCCCCACACCTGTTGTTAGCGCACTTACATTAACTCGTAATGGCAATGCCATTACCTTAGATAAACGTTTTTATGACAAAGGGGTTTATACTTTAGCTGATTTCAAACAGTTATTACAAGAATCTACAGAGCAAAACCATACTTTAGGAATGGTACATCCTTCGTCAATGCACAATATGCTTCTGCGTTACTGGTTAGCAACAGCAGGCATTGACCCCGATGTAGATGTTTCTCTCAAAACCATTCCGCCAGCACAAATGGTTGCTGACTTACAAGCAGGAAGTATAGATGGTTACTGCGTAGGTGAGCCTTGGAACCTCCGTGCTGCAATAGAAGGTGTTGGTTTTACCATCGCTACCGATTTAGAAATTTGGCAAGGACATCCAGGCAAAGTTTTGGGGGTCCGCGAGGATTGGGCAAACAAATATCCAAATACTCATATCGCCTTAGTTAAAGCTTTGTTGGAAGCTTGTCGGTACTGTGCTGATGAAAAGAACTTCCCAGAAATTCGTCAGATCTTAGCAGCTCGCGAGTACATTAGCACTAACGAAGATTATATCCAGCTTGGCGATCCAAACTCTGTGGTTTGCAACCTCGAACAACCAATGCGAGAGTACGCCCACCACTTGTTCTTTGGTGATGGAGTCAATCGTCCCAGCCGTACCGAACATTTATGGATGATGACTCAAATGGCGCGTTGGGATGATATTCCCTTCCCCCGCAACTGGATGGAAATTTTGGAAAGAGTTTGTCGCGTTAGCGTGTTCAGTACAGCAGCCCGAGAATTAGGTTTGCTTGATATTAAATACCATCGCGGTCCTATCCAGTTGTTTGATGGCGTTGAATTTAATGCTGACGATCCTATTACTTATCTCAACAGTCTCGAAATCAAACGCAATGTTTCTGTTGCAGAAGTAGCTATCGACTCACGTTCCACCTTTGTCGCAGCTTAA